The Lentzea guizhouensis genome contains a region encoding:
- a CDS encoding TetR/AcrR family transcriptional regulator, with protein sequence MPQEPRRRRAPAMSPEDRREAIVQAALPLVLKAGANVTTSQIAAAAGIAEGTVFRVFKDKAELLDACIQRALHSDEEVARLAAIPADVSLEERLTAGVASFSGYLDRMWGVIGALRESGYQPRDEDHQKHKGPPIGMQQLSDAVAGLFGDAELRVDPELAARMLLGAVFTNRMGSGFGQTAAEPAAIVELFLHGALKGGTDE encoded by the coding sequence GTGCCACAGGAACCACGCCGCCGCCGCGCCCCCGCGATGAGCCCGGAAGATCGCCGCGAAGCGATCGTCCAAGCCGCGCTGCCGCTCGTCTTGAAGGCCGGCGCGAACGTCACCACCAGCCAGATCGCCGCCGCGGCCGGGATCGCGGAGGGCACGGTGTTCCGCGTCTTCAAGGACAAGGCGGAGCTGCTGGACGCGTGCATCCAACGCGCACTGCACTCCGACGAGGAGGTCGCCCGCCTGGCGGCGATCCCGGCGGATGTGTCGCTGGAGGAGCGGCTGACCGCGGGAGTCGCCTCGTTCAGCGGCTACCTCGACCGCATGTGGGGCGTCATCGGCGCCCTGCGCGAGTCCGGCTACCAGCCGCGCGACGAGGACCACCAGAAGCACAAAGGACCGCCGATCGGCATGCAGCAGCTGTCCGACGCCGTCGCCGGTCTGTTCGGCGACGCGGAGCTGCGCGTCGACCCGGAGCTCGCCGCGCGCATGTTGCTCGGCGCCGTCTTCACCAACCGCATGGGCTCGGGCTTCGGCCAGACCGCCGCCGAACCCGCCGCCATCGTCGAGCTCTTCCTGCACGGCGCGCTCAAAGGGGGAACAGATGAGTGA
- a CDS encoding ATP-binding cassette domain-containing protein, translating into MSELMIEAHEVSKKFGDVTALDGVSVTAKKGTVLGLLGHNGAGKTTLVNILTTMLPPTGGTARVAGFDVVKRGHDVRSRIGLTGQFAAVDEQLSGHDNLVLIARLLGASSKQAHLRADDLLEQFDLTDAAKRNAKTYSGGMRRRLDLAASLVGRPEVLFLDEPTTGLDPASRLAMWEIVEKLVADGTTVLLTTQYLDEADRLAHSITVLSHGKVVASGTSAELKAQVGQRTVTVTLESASDVDTAVRAINAVGLHPVAEGLTLTTPVSASRDLATVVRALDDNGLEAHEIGLKEPTLDDVYLTLAAN; encoded by the coding sequence ATGAGTGAGCTCATGATCGAGGCCCACGAGGTCAGCAAGAAGTTCGGTGACGTGACCGCGCTCGACGGCGTGAGCGTCACCGCGAAGAAGGGCACCGTCCTCGGCCTGCTCGGCCACAACGGTGCGGGCAAGACCACGCTCGTCAACATTCTCACGACCATGCTGCCGCCCACCGGTGGCACCGCGAGGGTCGCCGGGTTCGACGTCGTCAAGCGGGGCCACGACGTCCGCAGCCGGATCGGCCTGACCGGCCAGTTCGCCGCCGTCGACGAGCAGCTGAGCGGCCACGACAACCTCGTGCTGATCGCCCGCCTGCTCGGCGCCAGCAGCAAGCAGGCCCACCTGCGCGCCGACGACCTGCTGGAGCAGTTCGACCTCACCGACGCCGCCAAGCGCAACGCCAAGACCTACTCCGGCGGCATGCGGCGGCGCCTCGACCTGGCCGCGTCCCTGGTTGGCCGCCCCGAGGTGCTGTTCCTGGACGAGCCCACCACCGGCCTCGACCCGGCGAGCCGCCTCGCGATGTGGGAGATCGTCGAGAAGCTCGTCGCGGACGGCACCACGGTCCTGCTCACCACGCAGTACCTGGACGAGGCCGACCGCCTCGCCCACTCGATCACCGTGCTGTCCCACGGCAAGGTCGTCGCGTCCGGTACGTCCGCCGAGCTCAAGGCCCAGGTCGGCCAGCGCACGGTGACCGTGACGCTCGAGTCGGCGTCCGATGTGGACACAGCGGTGCGGGCGATCAACGCGGTCGGGCTGCACCCCGTCGCCGAGGGCCTCACGCTCACCACTCCCGTCAGCGCGTCACGCGACCTTGCGACGGTCGTGCGCGCGTTGGACGACAACGGCTTGGAGGCGCACGAGATCGGCCTCAAGGAGCCCACTTTGGACGACGTCTACCTCACGCTCGCCGCGAACTAG
- a CDS encoding ABC transporter permease — MATLTWHGSSYPTQVLVLTGRSLRALLRTPALVFFSILQPLIMLTLFSQIFSSITSTANFPPGMSYINFLLPAILVNTAMQSSLASGIGLVQDMSNGVLARFRSLPIRPSTVLLARNLSDAVRTAFQLVLMIAFGVLVFGFRPDGGMLGTLAALGLALVVGWALSWVFIAIAAWVRKAELMQTVGFLAMFPLMFASSAFVPINGLPGWLQAIAKVNPLTYAVDAARSLALAHPVTGVVGALVTSGAIAVVGAFFAVRGFRRPLSV, encoded by the coding sequence ATGGCGACTTTGACCTGGCACGGCAGCAGCTACCCGACACAGGTTCTCGTGCTGACTGGCCGTTCTCTGCGCGCACTACTGCGCACGCCCGCGCTGGTGTTCTTCAGCATCCTGCAGCCGTTGATCATGCTGACGCTGTTCAGCCAGATCTTCAGCAGCATCACGTCGACGGCGAACTTCCCGCCGGGCATGAGTTACATCAACTTCCTGCTGCCCGCGATCCTCGTGAACACCGCGATGCAGTCTTCTCTCGCGTCCGGTATTGGGCTCGTGCAGGACATGTCGAACGGTGTGCTCGCACGGTTCCGTTCGCTGCCCATCAGGCCCAGCACGGTTCTGTTGGCACGCAATCTCTCCGACGCCGTGCGGACCGCGTTCCAGCTCGTGCTGATGATCGCGTTCGGTGTGCTGGTGTTCGGCTTCCGGCCTGATGGCGGCATGCTCGGCACCCTCGCCGCCCTGGGCCTCGCGCTGGTCGTGGGATGGGCGCTGAGCTGGGTGTTCATCGCGATCGCCGCCTGGGTGCGCAAGGCGGAGCTGATGCAGACCGTCGGCTTCCTGGCGATGTTCCCGCTGATGTTCGCGTCCAGCGCGTTCGTGCCGATCAACGGCCTGCCGGGCTGGCTGCAGGCGATCGCCAAGGTCAACCCGCTGACCTACGCGGTCGACGCCGCCCGCAGCCTCGCCCTCGCCCACCCCGTGACGGGCGTGGTCGGTGCGCTGGTCACGAGCGGCGCCATCGCGGTGGTCGGTGCGTTCTTCGCGGTCCGCGGGTTCCGCCGCCCGCTCTCGGTGTAG
- a CDS encoding cytochrome c oxidase assembly protein, whose protein sequence is MSALSPNPPAGLLIVRVLTETGAVVTIGSLLLAAFLVPPQPSGTLAADGYAAVRTAGWASLVWLVGAVLSVPFTTASAIDRPVSSFTFSQMIDTAMLLEQSKAWALTAIIVALLALGCRLVLSWAWTAVMLFVAIFALVPVAVTGHSSSGGSHDMATNSLLWHLVAVVLWVGGLFALLAHGRRGGAHLPLAATRFSKLALVCWIVLAVSGVVNALVRITPADLVTSTYGWLTLGKVACLVLLGVFGYFQRERGVKGVVEGRPAALLKLAGVEVLLMMFTIGLAVALARTPPPTGNLELPSRTEIAIGYDLDGPPTLARILFDWRFDLIFGTFAIILAVLYVLGVRRLTKRGDKWPVGRTVAWLCGCFSLLFATSSGMGRYSPAMFSVHMEAHMVLSMLTPILFVLGGPVTLALRALPVSKEVPGPREWILAFVHSPVARVLTNPFVALALFVGSFYALYFSGLFEAALPFHWAHLAMNAHFILAGYVFYWPVIGVDPSPNKLPPLGRLGLLFASIPFHAFFGVILMSSQNIIGEQFYRGLALPWVQNLLEDQQLGGGIAWAAGELPLLVVMVALLTQWARQDGRDAKRLDRKADADGDADLEAYNAMLRKIAEKG, encoded by the coding sequence ATGAGCGCGCTCTCGCCCAATCCCCCCGCAGGCCTGCTCATCGTCCGCGTGCTCACCGAGACCGGAGCGGTGGTGACGATCGGATCGTTGCTGCTCGCGGCGTTCCTGGTGCCACCACAGCCCTCCGGCACGCTCGCTGCCGACGGGTACGCCGCGGTGCGCACGGCCGGATGGGCCTCCCTCGTGTGGTTGGTCGGCGCAGTGCTCTCTGTGCCGTTCACCACTGCCTCGGCCATCGACCGCCCTGTGTCGTCGTTCACCTTCTCGCAGATGATCGACACGGCGATGCTGCTGGAGCAGTCGAAGGCGTGGGCGCTGACGGCGATCATCGTGGCGTTGCTCGCGCTCGGATGCCGTCTGGTGCTGTCGTGGGCGTGGACCGCCGTCATGCTGTTCGTGGCCATCTTCGCGTTGGTGCCGGTTGCCGTGACGGGGCACTCGTCGTCAGGTGGCTCGCACGACATGGCCACGAACAGCCTGTTGTGGCACCTCGTCGCCGTGGTGCTGTGGGTGGGCGGTCTGTTCGCGTTGCTCGCACATGGCCGACGTGGCGGCGCGCACCTGCCGCTGGCCGCGACGCGGTTCTCGAAGCTGGCACTGGTCTGCTGGATCGTCCTGGCGGTCTCCGGCGTGGTGAACGCGCTGGTCAGGATCACGCCGGCCGACCTGGTGACCTCCACCTACGGCTGGCTGACGCTGGGCAAGGTCGCCTGCCTGGTGCTGCTCGGCGTGTTCGGCTACTTCCAGCGCGAACGCGGTGTGAAGGGCGTGGTCGAGGGCCGCCCGGCGGCGCTGTTGAAGCTCGCCGGCGTCGAGGTCCTGCTGATGATGTTCACGATCGGGCTCGCCGTCGCGCTGGCCCGCACGCCTCCGCCGACCGGCAACCTCGAGCTGCCGAGCCGCACGGAGATCGCCATCGGCTACGACCTGGACGGCCCGCCGACGCTGGCGCGCATCCTGTTCGACTGGCGCTTCGACCTGATCTTCGGCACGTTCGCGATCATCCTCGCCGTGCTCTACGTCCTGGGCGTGCGCCGGCTCACCAAGCGTGGCGACAAGTGGCCGGTCGGTCGCACGGTCGCATGGCTGTGCGGGTGCTTCTCGCTCTTGTTCGCGACCTCGTCGGGCATGGGCCGCTATTCGCCCGCGATGTTCAGCGTGCACATGGAAGCGCACATGGTGCTCTCCATGTTGACGCCGATTCTTTTCGTGCTCGGCGGTCCGGTGACGCTGGCGTTGCGCGCGTTGCCGGTGAGCAAGGAGGTGCCGGGGCCACGTGAGTGGATCCTGGCCTTTGTGCATTCGCCAGTGGCACGAGTGCTCACGAACCCGTTCGTGGCGCTGGCGTTGTTCGTCGGCTCGTTCTACGCCCTGTACTTCTCGGGTCTGTTCGAGGCCGCGCTGCCGTTCCACTGGGCGCACCTCGCGATGAACGCCCACTTCATCCTCGCCGGGTACGTCTTCTACTGGCCCGTGATCGGCGTGGACCCCTCACCGAACAAGCTGCCGCCGCTGGGCCGGTTGGGGTTGTTGTTCGCGTCGATCCCGTTCCACGCGTTCTTCGGCGTCATCCTGATGAGCTCGCAGAACATCATCGGCGAGCAGTTCTACCGCGGGCTGGCGCTGCCGTGGGTGCAGAACCTGCTGGAGGACCAGCAGCTCGGCGGCGGCATCGCGTGGGCGGCAGGCGAGTTGCCGCTGCTCGTGGTGATGGTCGCCCTGCTCACGCAGTGGGCGCGGCAGGACGGCCGGGACGCGAAGCGGTTGGACCGCAAGGCCGACGCCGATGGCGACGCCGACCTCGAGGCCTACAACGCGATGCTGAGGAAGATCGCCGAAAAGGGCTGA
- a CDS encoding DUF3558 family protein, translating to MSRSLLLLVAVFLMAGCSYSIQGEPVAEPLPPGPAVATPRKTANIDPCTLITDADLKSLGTPKYKPTAQSEKVPNSCLFVMNEDVQVMIAVPYRSFDESKNRQKGSEVQTLKHATWLSCGPEGDNMVCTATIATSRNESLLVAINKKGVTALQATNLLEPVAQTALKRLPAAS from the coding sequence GTGAGCCGTTCTCTCCTCCTGCTGGTCGCGGTGTTCCTCATGGCCGGCTGCTCGTACAGCATCCAGGGCGAACCCGTGGCGGAGCCGTTGCCACCGGGTCCTGCCGTGGCGACACCACGCAAGACGGCGAACATCGACCCGTGCACGCTCATCACGGACGCCGACCTCAAATCGCTCGGCACACCCAAGTACAAGCCGACCGCGCAGAGCGAAAAAGTCCCCAACTCATGCCTGTTCGTCATGAACGAGGACGTCCAGGTGATGATCGCCGTGCCGTACCGGTCGTTCGACGAGTCGAAGAACCGGCAGAAGGGCTCCGAGGTCCAGACGCTCAAGCACGCCACCTGGCTGTCCTGCGGCCCGGAAGGCGACAACATGGTGTGCACCGCCACGATCGCCACCTCGCGCAACGAGTCGTTGCTGGTCGCGATCAACAAGAAGGGCGTGACCGCGTTGCAGGCGACGAACCTGCTGGAACCGGTCGCCCAGACGGCGCTCAAACGCCTGCCGGCTGCCTCGTAG